A stretch of Corallococcus macrosporus DNA encodes these proteins:
- a CDS encoding MFS transporter has protein sequence MPAHRLPRLTSLRPFDYPGYFAVWLGALISNIGTWMETVAMGVYVTQTTGKAEWTGAVVALSFLPAVILAPVGGALADRFDRRAYAGLGAILQAALAAVMTVLAFRGQLSVPVIGVISFLNGCVSTLTYPAFSALLAELVPPEDLHLSTSLNSAQFNLGRILGPTLAAVVLQAGGPAWALLANTLSFFAVLVALWRVVPPARDPAAKREPLWDGIRRGITVARDDEDISLVLTATFFVAALVAPFIGLVPVFAIRELGQGAAATSLLVTCQGAGAVTAALCVGTLAELFGQRKLRGYAATTIAVLAGVYWLAPTLQVAAVCIFFLGANYLVLMSSLSSACQGRVPRELQARMGSLYSMVLGAGYSLGVWFLGALADRMNLRFVTIGAAAIFLALVLTTRLLKPARFENEPLAQAEVQPFSDSAH, from the coding sequence GTGCCTGCCCATCGACTGCCACGACTGACTTCGCTGCGCCCGTTCGACTACCCCGGCTACTTCGCGGTGTGGCTGGGCGCGCTCATCTCCAACATCGGCACCTGGATGGAGACGGTGGCGATGGGCGTGTACGTCACGCAGACCACGGGCAAGGCCGAGTGGACGGGCGCCGTCGTCGCGCTGTCGTTCCTGCCCGCGGTCATCCTCGCGCCGGTGGGTGGCGCGCTGGCGGATCGCTTCGACCGTCGCGCGTACGCGGGGCTGGGCGCCATCCTCCAGGCGGCGCTCGCGGCGGTGATGACGGTGCTGGCGTTCCGGGGACAGCTGTCGGTGCCCGTCATCGGCGTCATCTCGTTCCTCAACGGCTGCGTGAGCACGCTCACCTATCCGGCCTTCTCCGCGCTGCTCGCGGAGCTGGTGCCGCCGGAAGACCTGCACCTGTCCACCAGCCTCAACTCCGCGCAGTTCAACCTGGGCCGCATCCTGGGCCCCACGCTGGCCGCGGTGGTGCTGCAGGCGGGCGGGCCCGCGTGGGCGCTGCTCGCGAACACGCTGTCCTTCTTCGCGGTGCTGGTGGCGCTGTGGCGCGTGGTGCCGCCGGCGCGCGACCCGGCCGCGAAGCGCGAGCCGCTCTGGGACGGCATCCGCCGCGGCATCACGGTGGCGCGCGACGACGAGGACATCTCGCTGGTGCTGACGGCCACCTTCTTCGTGGCCGCGCTGGTGGCGCCGTTCATCGGCCTGGTGCCGGTGTTCGCCATCCGCGAGCTGGGCCAGGGCGCGGCGGCCACGTCGCTGCTGGTGACGTGCCAGGGCGCGGGCGCGGTGACGGCGGCGCTGTGCGTGGGCACGCTCGCGGAGCTCTTCGGGCAGCGCAAGCTGCGCGGCTACGCGGCGACTACCATCGCGGTGCTGGCGGGGGTGTACTGGCTGGCGCCCACGCTCCAGGTGGCCGCGGTGTGCATCTTCTTCCTCGGCGCCAACTACCTGGTGCTGATGAGCAGCCTGAGCTCCGCCTGCCAGGGCCGCGTGCCGCGCGAGCTGCAGGCGCGCATGGGCAGCCTCTACAGCATGGTGCTGGGCGCGGGCTATTCGCTGGGCGTCTGGTTCCTGGGCGCGCTCGCGGACCGCATGAACCTGCGCTTCGTGACCATCGGCGCGGCGGCCATCTTCCTGGCGCTGGTGCTCACCACGCGCCTGCTCAAGCCCGCGCGCTTCGAGAACGAGCCCCTGGCCCAGGCGGAAGTCCAGCCGTTCTCCGACAGCGCGCACTGA
- a CDS encoding SRPBCC domain-containing protein codes for MEPKFQVQLKIRKPVAQVFEAVVNPAKLSGYFVTTSSGPLAAGTTVKWSFAEAPGEFDVITREVIPNERIVFEWPADRGSLTRVEMTFVPLDAGNTMVKVSESGWKPDEKGFEASYGNAGGWMHMMVCLKGYLEFGINLREGGAL; via the coding sequence ATGGAGCCGAAGTTCCAGGTGCAGTTGAAGATCCGCAAGCCGGTGGCGCAGGTGTTCGAGGCGGTGGTGAACCCCGCGAAGCTGAGCGGCTACTTCGTGACGACGAGCAGCGGTCCGCTGGCGGCGGGCACCACGGTGAAGTGGAGTTTCGCGGAGGCCCCCGGCGAGTTCGACGTCATCACGCGCGAGGTGATTCCCAACGAGCGCATCGTCTTCGAGTGGCCCGCGGACCGCGGCTCCCTCACGCGCGTGGAGATGACCTTCGTGCCGCTGGACGCAGGCAACACGATGGTGAAGGTGAGCGAGTCCGGGTGGAAGCCGGATGAGAAGGGCTTCGAGGCGTCCTACGGCAACGCGGGCGGCTGGATGCACATGATGGTCTGCCTCAAGGGCTACCTGGAGTTCGGCATCAACCTCCGCGAGGGCGGGGCGCTCTGA
- a CDS encoding alpha/beta fold hydrolase, whose amino-acid sequence MSSVRVPALLLSALLLSAPAANAQDAKRAPEALGLGMEGYPYPAPVQFLPVTLEGQDLRMAYMDVKPTANANGRTVVLLHGKNFFGAYWKDTLRVLTGAGYRVVVPDQVGFGKSSKPAIAYSFHTLASLTKQVLDTVGVKQAAVVGHSMGGMLATRFALMYPEVTTQLVLENPIGLEDYRESVPWKSTEDLYQENLKATEEGLRKYQRGYYVKWKPEYDEYVQVLYRQTLSGEYPRLAWVSAATQTMIYEQPVVHEFPNVKVPTLVVIGQEDRTVVGKGSVPPALLPKLGQYPALGKKTAAAIPGATLVELPNVGHIPHFEAPEKWHAALLDFLRKGSK is encoded by the coding sequence ATGTCCTCCGTCCGCGTCCCCGCCCTGCTGCTCTCCGCGCTGCTCCTGTCCGCCCCGGCCGCGAACGCGCAGGACGCGAAACGCGCACCGGAGGCGCTGGGCCTGGGCATGGAGGGCTACCCCTACCCCGCCCCGGTGCAGTTCCTGCCCGTGACGCTGGAGGGTCAGGACCTGCGCATGGCGTACATGGACGTGAAGCCCACGGCCAACGCCAACGGGCGCACGGTGGTGCTGCTGCACGGCAAGAACTTCTTCGGCGCGTACTGGAAGGACACCCTCCGCGTCCTCACGGGCGCGGGCTACCGCGTCGTCGTGCCGGACCAGGTGGGCTTCGGCAAGTCGTCCAAGCCGGCCATCGCGTACAGCTTCCACACGCTGGCGTCGCTGACGAAGCAGGTGCTGGACACGGTGGGCGTGAAGCAGGCCGCCGTCGTGGGCCACAGCATGGGCGGCATGCTCGCCACGCGCTTCGCGCTGATGTACCCGGAGGTGACGACGCAGCTCGTGCTGGAGAATCCCATCGGGCTGGAGGACTACCGCGAGTCCGTCCCGTGGAAGTCCACCGAGGACCTCTACCAGGAGAACCTCAAGGCCACGGAGGAAGGCCTGCGCAAGTACCAGCGCGGCTACTACGTGAAGTGGAAGCCCGAGTACGACGAATACGTCCAGGTCCTCTACCGCCAGACGCTCAGCGGCGAGTACCCGCGCCTGGCCTGGGTGTCCGCCGCCACGCAGACGATGATCTACGAGCAGCCCGTGGTGCATGAGTTCCCGAACGTGAAGGTCCCCACGCTGGTGGTGATTGGCCAGGAGGACCGCACGGTGGTGGGCAAGGGCAGCGTGCCGCCCGCGCTGCTGCCGAAGCTGGGGCAGTACCCGGCGCTGGGGAAGAAGACCGCCGCCGCCATCCCGGGCGCCACGCTGGTGGAGCTGCCCAACGTGGGCCACATCCCCCACTTCGAGGCGCCGGAGAAGTGGCACGCGGCCCTGCTGGACTTCCTGCGCAAGGGCTCGAAATAG
- a CDS encoding AraC family transcriptional regulator, whose amino-acid sequence MHRVRVVRHASERGGWEMALATPPPALAPLVRDYCGYREAMPQPMRRQELPGVQVVLILEFGPLLKHLDDAGRVTRHRSGFVAGLDERWSTTEHGGVSHGLQVNLTPLGARSVFGVPMHELSHRVTGLEDLWGGEARRLVEQLEAAPDWETRFARADAFLLQRVERGPKVEAGVRWAVERIQRTGGQVDIATLAEELGHSHKHLIHQFHEQVGLPPKRLARLLRFDRTVECIKAGGPVRWAELAVEMGYFDQAHLNRDFRQFTGGPPSSLLRRSLPDAGGFESGSQVKSVQEAPEGDGQDAR is encoded by the coding sequence ATGCATCGTGTCCGGGTGGTGCGCCACGCGTCCGAGCGGGGCGGATGGGAGATGGCGCTGGCCACGCCGCCCCCGGCGCTGGCGCCGCTGGTCCGGGACTACTGCGGCTATCGCGAGGCCATGCCCCAGCCCATGCGCCGGCAGGAGCTGCCCGGCGTGCAGGTGGTGCTCATCCTGGAGTTCGGTCCGCTGCTGAAGCACCTGGACGACGCGGGCCGGGTGACGCGCCACCGCTCCGGCTTCGTCGCGGGCCTGGACGAGCGCTGGAGCACCACCGAGCACGGCGGCGTGTCCCACGGGCTCCAGGTGAACCTCACGCCCCTGGGAGCGCGCAGCGTCTTCGGCGTGCCCATGCACGAGCTGTCCCACCGCGTGACGGGCCTGGAGGACCTCTGGGGCGGCGAGGCGCGGCGGCTTGTGGAGCAGTTGGAGGCGGCGCCGGACTGGGAGACGCGCTTTGCTCGCGCGGACGCCTTCCTGCTCCAGCGCGTGGAGCGCGGCCCGAAGGTGGAGGCCGGGGTGCGGTGGGCGGTGGAGCGCATCCAGCGGACGGGCGGCCAGGTGGACATCGCCACGCTGGCGGAGGAGCTGGGCCACAGCCACAAGCACCTCATCCACCAGTTCCACGAACAGGTGGGGCTGCCTCCGAAACGGCTGGCGCGGCTGCTGCGCTTCGACCGGACGGTGGAGTGCATCAAGGCCGGTGGGCCGGTGCGCTGGGCGGAGCTGGCGGTGGAGATGGGCTACTTCGACCAGGCGCACCTGAACCGGGACTTCCGCCAGTTCACCGGCGGGCCGCCGTCCTCCCTGCTGCGCCGCTCGCTGCCCGACGCGGGCGGCTTCGAATCCGGCTCGCAGGTGAAATCCGTACAAGAAGCGCCGGAGGGGGATGGGCAGGATGCGCGGTGA
- a CDS encoding VOC family protein, with protein MSTPLPSIYPFIHYADPEAALRFLKQAFGCEERVVYRKPDGAIAHVELTLGHGLVMFGGAEGGRLKMAASRQVPVKNQGIYVVVTDPDALYARAKAAGASIAMELHDTDYGSRDFSALDPEGNVWSFGTYQPLAAPKG; from the coding sequence ATGTCCACGCCCCTGCCCAGCATCTATCCCTTCATCCACTACGCGGACCCGGAGGCCGCCCTGCGCTTCCTGAAGCAGGCCTTCGGCTGCGAGGAGCGGGTCGTCTACCGCAAGCCTGACGGTGCCATCGCCCATGTCGAGCTGACGTTGGGCCATGGGCTCGTGATGTTCGGTGGCGCGGAGGGTGGCCGGCTGAAGATGGCCGCGTCCAGGCAGGTGCCGGTGAAGAACCAGGGCATCTACGTGGTGGTGACGGACCCGGACGCGCTCTACGCGCGGGCGAAGGCCGCGGGCGCGAGCATCGCGATGGAGCTGCACGACACGGACTACGGCTCGCGGGACTTCAGTGCGCTGGACCCCGAGGGGAACGTCTGGAGTTTCGGCACGTACCAGCCGCTCGCCGCGCCCAAGGGGTGA
- a CDS encoding alkaline phosphatase D family protein: MKLLLGPILYARAQATPDPKSHDVWSFFVNVFLDSTSAKKPPALRLCFKDAKGKRVAVFDQATAAVDFTALPKNTRGVVWRWEVVLPRTDVAQRLSYHFESPEEPGVPVTFERPPPRDDRPLSSKVIPPEPLVVSDVVVPARGVSPNIAFFSCNGASRASDWSDLAQPFALWERMLQHHQKDPVDPAKTPGFQLLLGGGDQLYADSLHNTMDVLNAFMKLSRSERKSLPVPEGLEERLLVEYVWLYRERWGGSQGIAPLLRRVPGLFMWDDHDIFDGWGSHEELQQAPWYRAIYSAAARTFEAFQRGWLEQPARAREPDDRGVVQPARHYFQTFCFSTADCDLDVVLLDLRSGRTSRVIETEDAHPQTEFTVMSRSQWDAFDAWRDEHRRRPENGKKARHVLVVSSVPLVHLRFGPAMERMSGGSMGLRDDLLDQWESAVHRGERTRLLMNLFSLAKKSYCAVTVLSGDVHVGARARVRSRNPDHLVPALGTVGEVFIEQVTSSPIVHPPPGWLAFKGMLALSEDSREDLPGFLHTELLPVGKELYLRDRNWLSIRLERPKHHDTTARPKLWVKWIAEKEVLPMEVVVEPPPF; the protein is encoded by the coding sequence ATGAAGCTCTTGCTGGGACCCATCCTGTACGCCAGGGCGCAGGCCACGCCGGACCCGAAGTCCCATGACGTGTGGAGCTTCTTCGTCAACGTGTTCCTCGACAGCACGTCGGCGAAGAAGCCCCCAGCGTTGCGGCTGTGTTTCAAGGACGCGAAGGGCAAACGGGTCGCGGTGTTCGACCAGGCCACGGCCGCGGTGGACTTCACCGCGCTGCCCAAGAACACCCGGGGCGTGGTGTGGCGCTGGGAGGTCGTCCTGCCGCGCACGGACGTGGCCCAGCGGCTGTCCTATCACTTCGAATCGCCGGAGGAGCCCGGCGTGCCGGTGACCTTCGAGCGTCCGCCGCCGCGAGATGACCGGCCGCTGTCCTCGAAGGTCATCCCGCCAGAGCCGCTGGTGGTGTCGGACGTCGTCGTCCCCGCGAGGGGCGTGTCACCGAACATCGCGTTCTTCTCCTGCAACGGCGCCAGCCGTGCGAGTGATTGGAGCGACCTGGCGCAGCCCTTCGCGCTCTGGGAGCGGATGCTGCAACACCATCAGAAGGACCCGGTGGATCCGGCGAAGACGCCGGGGTTCCAGTTGCTGCTGGGTGGTGGGGATCAGCTCTACGCGGACTCGCTGCACAACACGATGGATGTGTTGAACGCGTTCATGAAGCTGTCCCGTTCGGAGCGGAAGTCGCTGCCGGTTCCGGAGGGGCTGGAGGAGCGCCTGCTGGTGGAATACGTCTGGCTCTACCGGGAGCGGTGGGGCGGGAGCCAGGGCATCGCGCCGTTGCTCCGGCGGGTGCCGGGGCTCTTCATGTGGGACGACCACGACATCTTCGACGGGTGGGGTTCGCACGAGGAGCTCCAGCAGGCGCCCTGGTACCGGGCCATCTACAGCGCGGCGGCGAGGACGTTCGAGGCCTTCCAGCGAGGCTGGTTGGAGCAGCCGGCGCGGGCGCGCGAGCCGGACGACCGGGGCGTGGTGCAACCCGCGCGGCACTACTTCCAGACGTTCTGTTTCTCCACGGCGGACTGCGACCTGGACGTGGTGTTGCTGGACCTGAGGAGCGGGCGGACCAGCCGGGTGATCGAGACCGAAGACGCGCATCCGCAGACCGAGTTCACGGTGATGAGCCGGTCGCAGTGGGACGCGTTCGACGCCTGGAGGGACGAGCACCGCCGGCGGCCGGAGAACGGCAAGAAGGCGAGGCACGTGCTGGTGGTGTCCTCGGTGCCGCTGGTGCACCTGCGCTTCGGGCCGGCGATGGAGCGGATGAGTGGGGGAAGCATGGGGCTGCGAGACGACCTGCTGGACCAGTGGGAGTCCGCGGTGCACCGGGGCGAGCGCACGCGGCTGTTGATGAACCTGTTCTCCTTGGCGAAGAAGTCCTACTGCGCGGTGACGGTGTTGTCCGGCGACGTGCACGTGGGGGCCCGGGCGCGGGTGCGGTCAAGGAACCCGGATCACCTGGTGCCTGCATTGGGCACGGTGGGAGAGGTGTTCATCGAGCAGGTGACGTCCTCGCCCATCGTGCATCCGCCGCCGGGGTGGCTCGCGTTCAAGGGGATGCTGGCGTTGTCGGAGGATTCGAGGGAGGACCTGCCCGGGTTCCTGCACACGGAGCTGTTGCCAGTGGGCAAGGAGCTGTACCTGCGGGACCGCAACTGGCTGTCCATCCGGCTGGAGCGGCCCAAGCACCACGACACGACCGCGCGACCGAAGCTCTGGGTGAAGTGGATCGCGGAGAAGGAGGTCCTGCCCATGGAGGTGGTGGTGGAGCCACCGCCCTTCTGA
- the sitI6 gene encoding SitI6 family double-CXXCG motif immunity protein: MTRFFHLRHDKTANFRRNGLIDAAHKWGLPGLKNCPGCGATWSVSAQFYPGVDLSELPEEAEFKEPRAEPFSELVRLRELVRPLTPPNARLPPGTNFGPLVGRASGQFEGFAGLEDCLIVLRRDTLEALQSAGVRGLQGCRTELYFRQKPPPDVLELQLEPRGLLHPDCFPPDLAPPCATCGRLGLRLPDDPILDGASLPTDMDLFRVGNYSTVLIGTERFKDAVEQGGWTGISFRELPVR; this comes from the coding sequence ATGACCCGGTTTTTTCACCTTCGCCACGACAAGACCGCCAACTTCCGCCGCAACGGCCTCATCGATGCCGCGCATAAATGGGGATTGCCCGGCCTGAAGAACTGCCCCGGATGTGGAGCGACCTGGAGCGTCTCCGCCCAGTTCTATCCAGGGGTCGACCTGTCCGAGCTGCCTGAAGAGGCGGAATTCAAAGAGCCCCGAGCAGAGCCCTTCTCCGAGTTGGTTCGTCTCCGGGAGTTGGTGCGTCCCCTGACGCCTCCCAACGCAAGACTTCCACCTGGCACCAATTTCGGCCCGCTGGTGGGCCGCGCCTCCGGTCAGTTCGAGGGCTTCGCTGGACTTGAGGATTGTCTGATCGTCCTGCGGCGCGACACGCTCGAAGCCCTCCAGTCGGCAGGCGTGCGTGGCCTTCAGGGATGTCGGACAGAGTTGTACTTCCGGCAGAAGCCTCCTCCGGACGTCCTCGAACTCCAGCTCGAACCCAGAGGCCTGCTGCATCCAGATTGTTTCCCGCCGGATCTGGCGCCGCCATGCGCCACCTGCGGACGCCTGGGCCTCCGTCTTCCGGATGATCCCATTCTCGACGGTGCTTCATTGCCCACGGACATGGACCTGTTCCGAGTTGGCAACTACAGCACCGTCCTCATCGGCACGGAGCGGTTCAAGGACGCGGTGGAGCAGGGCGGTTGGACGGGCATCTCCTTCCGGGAGCTTCCGGTCCGCTGA